A stretch of the Porites lutea chromosome 12, jaPorLute2.1, whole genome shotgun sequence genome encodes the following:
- the LOC140953673 gene encoding microfibril-associated glycoprotein 4-like → MHVRGEPVMLKNPSAVTQMLECILLVFVTTVCGISRISETDFKAVNFAVAKEERKLNGNVIKEIDVESEGACRLHCVNEERCRSYNFRITNNKPGNFLCQLSESDKFAGFSNFTEDGDFKYKGIQSVCEASSVDPCGDKGICIPDYSKDSFTCKCDKGYGGRPCELIKDCFKLGQSGATSSGVYYIIPDGGSPIQVLCDMTTDGGGWTVFQRRLDGSVDFYRAWESYKNGFGDLNSEFWLGNDNLHRLTASGDVMLRVDLEDFDGNIAYAEYTTFQVADEADKYRITFGGYNGTAGNSMVDDGGESLTGLQFSTKDADNDLDNIVWGPCAVRHYGAWWYHSCSWANLNGLYHGGPYSTSRIGDGVKWVTFRGQHYSLKRTEMKLKPKT, encoded by the exons atgcatgttcGTGGAGAGCCTGTAATGCTGAAGAATCCCA GTGCTGTTACACAAATGTTAGAGTGtattttacttgtttttgtcaCAACTGTTTGCGGGATAAGCCGTATTTCAGAGACTGATTTCAAAGCTGTTAATTTTGCTGTTGCGAAAGAAGAACGAAAGTTAAACGGAAACGTGATAAAAGAGATAGATGTGGAATCAGAAGGCGCGTGTAGGCTTCATTGCGTCAATGAAGAGCGATGCCGCTCTTACAACTTTAGAATCACAAACAACAAACCAGGCAATTTCTTATGCCAGTTGAGTGAATCTGATAAATTTGCTGGATTCAGTAATTTTACAGAAGACGGTGATTTCAAGTACAAAGGGATACAG AGCGTCTGCGAAGCCAGCAGCGTAGATCCTTGCGGTGACAAAGGAATCTGCATCCCCGATTATTCCAAGGACAGCTTTACATGCAAATGTGACAAAGGCTATGGAGGAAGACCATGCG AATTAATAAAAGACTGCTTTAAACTTGGTCAAAGTGGTGCCACATCAAGTGGAGTCTACTACATCATCCCAGATGGTGGCAGTCCAATACAAGTACTCTGTGACATGACTACGGACGGTGGAGGTTGGACCGTCTTTCAGAGACGTTTAGATGGCTCGGTAGATTTTTATCGGGCTTGGGAATCATACAAAAATGGATTTGGAGATCTAAACAGTGAGTTCTGGCTTGGAAACGACAATCTACATCGTTTGACAGCCTCTGGTGACGTTATGCTAAGAGTTGACCTGGAGGACTTTGATGGCAACATAGCATACGCTGAGTATACAACATTTCAGGTAGCTGACGAAGCAGATAAATACAGGATTACGTTTGGAGGATACAATGGTACGGCTGGCAACTCAATGGTAGATGACGGAGGAGAGTCCCTAAC tgGTCTACAGTTTTCGACTAAAGATGCTGACAATGATCTGGACAACATTGTATGGGGTCCTTGTGCTGTAAGGCACTATGGTGCATGGTGGTATCACTCTTGCAGCTGGGCAAATCTTAATGGTTTGTATCATGGAGGACCATACAGCACCAGTCGTATCGGTGATGGAGTAAAATGGGTCACGTTTAGAGGACAGCATTACTCACTAAAACGCACTGAGATGAAATTAAAACCTAAAACGTAA